From candidate division KSB1 bacterium, a single genomic window includes:
- a CDS encoding MBL fold metallo-hydrolase gives IMFFSGDFVFVGSVGRPDLLEKAAGIVGTQESGARQLFHSLKKFSALPDHVQVLPGHGAGSACGKALGAVPATTVGYEKLVNWALQDQSEEEFVETLLDGQPEVPAYFSIMKRLNKQGPDVLGGLPSLKKLGLDELNKAIDSGLMMIDARDKLTFSRGHIPGSINIQNTPSFSNWTGWFLDYTKPFVLVTFENQSDIINRKLIRVGLDLCLGYFIDVKTWRECGNPLEQLEQVEPQTLQNLAVNNQVQILDIRSRSEYETEHIPGAEHIHLGRLEDYLDRLPGNRKIVLHCKSGDRSSIGCSFLQSKGIKNIANLTGGITAWKKAGYEVVKER, from the coding sequence CGATCATGTTTTTCTCCGGAGATTTTGTATTTGTCGGTAGCGTGGGACGACCCGATCTGTTAGAGAAAGCTGCCGGTATTGTTGGAACACAGGAATCAGGTGCACGCCAGTTGTTCCATTCATTGAAAAAATTTTCTGCTTTGCCGGATCATGTGCAGGTATTACCGGGACATGGTGCAGGATCAGCTTGCGGTAAGGCTTTGGGAGCAGTCCCTGCTACAACCGTAGGATATGAGAAATTAGTCAATTGGGCTTTGCAAGATCAAAGTGAAGAGGAATTTGTCGAGACTTTATTGGATGGGCAACCCGAAGTGCCAGCTTATTTTTCAATCATGAAAAGATTAAATAAACAGGGCCCTGATGTACTTGGAGGTTTGCCAAGTCTTAAAAAACTTGGTTTGGATGAATTAAATAAAGCGATTGATTCCGGATTGATGATGATCGATGCCCGTGATAAACTAACTTTTTCTAGAGGTCATATACCGGGAAGTATCAATATCCAAAATACTCCATCATTTAGCAATTGGACCGGTTGGTTCCTGGATTACACAAAACCGTTTGTTTTGGTAACGTTTGAAAATCAATCGGACATTATAAATCGGAAATTGATCCGGGTTGGTTTGGACCTGTGTCTTGGTTATTTTATAGATGTTAAAACTTGGCGTGAATGTGGCAACCCATTAGAGCAGTTGGAGCAAGTGGAGCCTCAAACATTACAAAATTTAGCCGTTAATAATCAAGTTCAAATATTAGATATTAGATCCAGATCGGAATATGAAACTGAACATATCCCCGGAGCTGAACATATCCATTTGGGTAGATTAGAGGATTACCTGGATAGATTACCTGGCAACAGAAAAATTGTTTTACATTGTAAAAGCGGTGACCGGTCAAGTATAGGCTGCAGCTTTCTACAAAGCAAGGGGATTAAGAACATTGCCAATTTAACCGGCGGCATTACTGCCTGGAAAAAAGCAGGATATGAGGTTGTAAAAGAACGGTAA
- a CDS encoding ABC transporter permease — protein sequence MNTILTIIKKEFIDTIRDRRTLFFMVLIPLLLIPVMMGIFMKISMSFAKKAKEKTITLALITNGNAEEFAQKLSALDDFKIIADIQVDSVQSFILKDSIDAALILAEDFDAKIKTHEAGGISMYYRSTVDENITRRRLRTLVDDFRDELLKKRLAELNLDESIVETLDLTQIDVASTKEKVGKLIGGMLPYMFVIFCFMGAMYPAIDLAAGEKERGTLETLLASPASRFQILLGKFTIVSFAGFTSAALSILGIYIGIRQIGEIPPEFLNAILGLLETKSIVMVLSLLLPLTAFFAAVMLGLSIFAKSFKEAQSIITPLNFMVIIPAAIGLLPGIELNFTTALIPILNISLATKTILAGTIQVEYLVVVYASLFLLAGVSLWACSKWFGREQTIFRM from the coding sequence ATGAACACGATTTTGACTATCATTAAGAAAGAATTTATCGACACGATACGCGACCGCCGCACCCTCTTTTTCATGGTCCTCATTCCATTGCTTTTGATTCCGGTAATGATGGGAATATTTATGAAAATCAGTATGTCTTTTGCAAAGAAAGCTAAAGAAAAAACAATTACACTTGCCCTAATCACAAATGGGAATGCCGAAGAATTTGCACAAAAACTATCTGCACTCGACGATTTTAAAATTATTGCTGACATTCAAGTAGATAGTGTACAATCCTTTATTTTGAAGGATAGCATCGATGCCGCACTTATTTTGGCGGAAGACTTTGATGCAAAGATTAAAACTCATGAGGCGGGGGGAATTTCGATGTACTATAGATCCACAGTCGATGAAAATATTACGAGAAGAAGACTCCGAACACTTGTTGATGACTTTAGAGATGAGCTTCTAAAGAAAAGATTGGCGGAATTAAATTTAGATGAGAGCATTGTTGAAACCCTCGATCTAACTCAAATTGATGTCGCAAGCACCAAGGAAAAGGTAGGTAAACTTATCGGTGGAATGCTGCCATATATGTTTGTGATTTTTTGTTTCATGGGCGCGATGTATCCTGCAATCGACCTTGCCGCAGGTGAAAAAGAAAGAGGAACGCTTGAAACCCTCCTTGCATCCCCCGCCAGTAGATTTCAGATCTTGTTGGGAAAATTCACAATTGTTTCATTTGCAGGCTTTACTTCAGCCGCTCTGTCTATTTTGGGTATTTATATAGGGATTCGCCAGATTGGCGAAATACCGCCGGAATTTTTAAACGCTATTCTTGGACTACTCGAAACAAAATCTATTGTGATGGTGTTGTCTTTATTGTTACCCCTTACGGCTTTTTTTGCCGCCGTAATGTTAGGATTATCTATTTTTGCAAAATCATTTAAAGAAGCACAAAGCATTATTACACCCCTGAATTTTATGGTTATTATACCTGCTGCGATCGGATTGTTGCCTGGAATCGAGCTAAACTTTACCACTGCCTTAATACCGATCCTTAATATTTCACTTGCTACCAAAACAATTTTGGCAGGAACCATACAGGTAGAATATCTCGTCGTTGTTTATGCGTCGCTTTTTCTTTTAGCAGGAGTAAGTTTGTGGGCATGTTCAAAATGGTTTGGCAGGGAGCAGACAATTTTTAGAATGTGA
- a CDS encoding ATP-binding cassette domain-containing protein produces the protein MIEIKDLYKTFKLSRKQKREMGKGFEGSTIDAVAGVSFKCEPGKVFSLLGPNGAGKTTVLRIIATMLKPTSGSVSVAGYDVVKDSRKVRGSLGFLTGTTGLYDRLTPMEFIKYYADLNQMDKSIFVKRRDEIFDRLGIHEFAKRRIAKLSSGMKQKVSIARTIIHDPDVVVFDEPTTGLDVITSKEIVSLIRDFRNAGKTVIFSTHIMSEVSLLSDQLAIIHKGKLLYNDSYEYFTKNMKLRSLEDEFIRLVEEA, from the coding sequence ATGATCGAAATCAAAGATTTATATAAAACTTTTAAGTTGTCCAGAAAACAAAAAAGGGAAATGGGCAAGGGCTTTGAAGGTTCCACCATAGATGCTGTTGCCGGCGTCAGTTTCAAATGTGAACCTGGCAAGGTGTTTTCTTTGCTAGGACCCAACGGCGCCGGTAAAACCACAGTATTGCGAATTATAGCTACCATGTTGAAACCCACTTCCGGTAGCGTTTCCGTAGCGGGTTATGATGTAGTAAAAGACTCCCGCAAAGTTCGGGGCAGTCTGGGCTTTTTAACGGGAACAACCGGATTGTACGACCGATTGACACCCATGGAATTTATCAAATACTACGCAGACCTCAATCAAATGGACAAATCCATTTTTGTCAAACGGCGAGATGAAATCTTTGACCGGCTTGGAATTCACGAATTTGCAAAACGGAGAATTGCTAAGTTATCATCAGGCATGAAGCAAAAAGTGTCTATTGCCCGTACCATCATTCATGATCCGGATGTCGTGGTGTTTGATGAACCGACAACCGGCCTGGATGTAATCACTTCAAAGGAAATCGTTAGTTTAATTCGCGATTTTCGTAATGCCGGTAAGACTGTGATTTTTTCCACCCACATTATGTCGGAAGTGAGCTTGCTTAGTGATCAATTAGCGATCATTCACAAGGGTAAATTACTTTACAACGATAGTTATGAATATTTTACTAAAAATATGAAATTACGATCTTTGGAAGACGAATTTATCCGTTTAGTAGAGGAGGCATAA